AGAGCTACGGTTCCAACTTGACACCAGGTTGGATAGACACCAGTTGTTCCTGCTGCACCTGTATCGGTAATAATTTGGCTCCAGTCAGTAGGCGGGAAGGTTGCACCTTCAAAGCCCTCAGTAATACCTGTAGCCGTTCCGGGGGCTTCCCAAGTGATATTGGCAATGGCGCCGGTATCTTCTGCATGCACATTTACAGGAGGCAAAGTAAGCTCTGTAAGCACGAAGTTTTGAGTTGTGGTTTGTAAACCGACAATTACTACACCTGCCTGTGAACCGGGTTGATAACCTGGCTTAGTACAAGTTACAGTGTAGGTTCCGGCATAAACACCAAAGCTGAAATGTCCGGTAGCATTACTTTGACCGGTATATTCACCGGCGGTAATGGTAGCACCTTGAACAGGTAGATTGGTTCCGAATTCGGTTACTGTTCCGGTTAAGGTTCCCATCATACCTTTGTGAATTTCATTGGAGAAAGCGGCATTGGAAAATACATTATTAGAATAGACCGCTTTCACGGCAAATTTATAAACACCTGAAGGTAAGGGCTGCCAGGCATTATCTACATAAGTGGTAGGAGTTATACTGGTGGGAGTTAAGGTTGTCCAGTTTGCTTCATTGCCTTGATCGGCAGCTAAGAGACGATATACTCTGTAGCCAAGCAAAACACGGTCATCATTTCTGCTCCCTGCAGCATTTTTAACAAAGAGAGAGCTATTCTTTACAGTAAGAACAGGTGCTGCAGTAGGAGCTGAAAATCCAACATAACCTTGAATATTCCAGTTGTAGTTCAAATCAGGATTCTGGGCAGTCAAAGTAGTCCAAGAACCACCAAAATACATCATATTGCCAAAGCCGTCAACAGCAGGACCCGCATCGCAGCCGGCAGGATATCCACCAGTAACCACATTACGATATCCAAACCAAAGTTCTTCATTACCTGTAACGGTTACGGGGCTATTTAATTCAACAGTATTATAAGTATCAAGCACAGGTGTAAATGCCTGGTCAACAACCATATTAGCTGGTTGAGTAGCAGTTCCACCAGTCCAAACACGAACTGAGAAAGTTCCTGCCTGGGCAGGCCATACTTTTAGTGTATATAAGCTCATTCCAGCATAATCGGCAAGAGCGGATGCAGGGTAACGAATGTAAACATCAAAGTCGTTAGCACCACCAGTTCCTATGCTATCGTCATTTTCACCACTGTCATAATGCAGCCATTCACCTACGGCAGCAGGATTGGGTGGTTGCCAGGTAACAGTTACATTACTGAAATTAGCAGCTTCTGCAGCAACTACTGCATAAGGAGGAAATGCTAATTCGTTAACAGTGATATCACCCATATTTACATTTGTTGTTCCAACAACGACCTGACCCGTTGCCTGTTGATAGCCGGTTGCATTTACAACATAGTTATAGGTTTGACTGGCAAACACATTAGTAATAGTGAAGTTACCGGTAGCATTGGTTGTTGCCTCGTAAGGTTCATAACCGCTTAAAGTAATTGTAGCGCCAGCCAAACCAACTGTGGGCTGATCACTTCCAACTACGCGTCCGGTTACTGTAACTTGTGGCAGTAGAGTAAGATCAAAGTTTTGGGTTGAGGTTTGGTCTTCCACAATGGTCACAGTATGCGTAACTTCGTTATAACCGTGCTTTGTAGCCATAACTTGTTGGGTTCCAATCGGCACATATTGGAAGTTATAAGAACCATCAGCAGCAGTAAGGGTATGGAAAACAGTTCCTACAACTGTAACTGAAGCACCTTCCAAAGGAGCAGCTGAAGAGCTAACTACTCCGGTAAGAGAACCCATATCGGAAATAGTCATATACAATCTGGCATTAGCTCTATTGGTAGAAGTGGTTCCAGTTGTTGCAGATGATGCAGGTGAGCTATCACTCTGGAACCGTAAGCAGCTGGGATAAGCAGTAGGCGTGTAAGGAACAGAAGCATTTTGAGTATAAGTACCGGGAATAATATCTGTGCAAATATCAATTAAGAGGTTGGAAGCACCGTTCCAGAAGAAGGGAGTAGTGAAAGTATGCACATTCCATCCGGCTGTAGGTAAGTAACTGGGACTATTCCAAACAGTAGTATATTCCCCTACTTCAAATGTTGTAGTTAGCTCGGTCTGATCTGTATGTTTTACTTTTATAGTGTAGTTCGGCATAGCGGAGCAGTTATTCACTGAAGTAACATTAAATGCCAAAGCATTAATCAAACCAGGTGCACCACCGGCTGCGTAGATATCAGCAGCAGTATATAGATATTGCTGACGGAAGTTCTTCCAGTAGGTCCCGTAAGGTGTGGGAGCACCGGTAGTGCTATTTGTGGCAGTTCCCTGACCGATTTGCACTACGGTAAGCCCTGCTTCCATTACTTGAACAGTAAGGTTTCCTGTTTGATTATTGGTAGCAATTTCGTCACCCGCAAGTTCCACTACACCATATAAATAGGTGGTTTCTACAGTAGTGGGAGTCCAGCTAAGGTTGAAGGAAGCTGTCTCTAAAGAAGCGATAGAAGTACCAGCAGCAGTAGCCAGTTGCACGCCACCTTCTTTCATCAGTTTTACGGTGTAGTTGGTTTGAGTGGCAGTTCCATTGTTTTTAACCGTGATTGTATAGGTTGCAGGTGAATTAACATTAGGAGTTCCGCTTCCGGTAATGGTAAGACAAGACAAATCATTTACAATCTGCTGCCCAGTATAAAAGATTGTGGTTTTGGGAACCTGTCCTACAGGAGTAGTTCCGGCAGGAGGATTGGCAGGATCGTAAGCGGTTCCATCACTTTGAACTTTTAAAGTGCGGTTGGTGCCAATGGTTAAACCATAAAAATTATCAGAAGAAGAATAATAGTCCGTATCCATTGGACGCTGTACCATCATTACCAGATTTCCAGGAGTATGCATATAGGGGGTTTGCAAGGGAATGGTAATGGTGTTGGCACCGGAAGGATAGGTAATATTGCCATCAAAGACCAAAGTCATCTGCGTGGAAGGAATCCAACCACCACTTAAGTCCTGAACATTAGTTGAGCCCAACCAAATCTTGGTGGCACCATTGGTAGGGGAATCAAAAAAGTTATTGTAAAAAGCCAAAGAAGTTATAGTGCCGCTGACAAAGCCAAGTTCATCGGACATATAAATGGTCTCGGAGAGGGAGTTCTTCCAGAAGAAATCCATCGGAATACGCATCGTTTCTGTGCCATCGGCAATAGTAACTGCCTGAACACCAGCTGGTTGAACAGCAATGGGTAAAGGAGCTGTCTGGTCGTTAGTAGTATTTTGATCACCGGCTAAAACAACCTTACCTATAAGAGTCATTGGTCCGGCTACAGTAGGAGTCCAAGGAATTTGAAAACTGAGTGTCTGAGCAGGTTGAATTGCAGTTCCAGCTACATTTCCCAGTTCATTATTATTACCATCAATCAGTTTTACCTGATAGGTGGTTTGAGGATTGGAACCCCGGTTACGGACAGTTACGGTATAAGTAGCTGATATTCCAACAGAAGGAGTAGTGTTACCGGAAATACCTGTTGCAGCAAGATCATTAGGTTGTGCTACTACCGGATTAAATTCGTAAACAGTTCCCTGAACGGGGAAAGTAGTAATATTGTTGGTCTCGGTAGTTGTAGAGGCAGTTCCAGTAATTGGGTCAATACTATAATACCATCCGGAACCTCCAGGACCCATATTTATCCCAATAGAAGCTGAAGGATTATTGGGCGTTCCGCCACTCGCTCCATAGATAATACTAATCTTTCCTGTTTCATATAGTTGAACTTGAAAATTAAAACCAACAGGACCGCTGTAGTTCCATTTGGCGTCTGTATATTGAATAGTGAAGATACGATTGGGTGCAGTTCCAGTCATTTCATAGGATACTGTTCCCGAAGCCATACTAAGGTCGTCCCAAAGAGGGGCAACAACAGGTTGATAAGATGTGGAGGCAAGATTGTTAGTTAGGTTACTTCCAGTTTGAGAAGTACCTAAGCCAACCCAGCCGTTGGTAGAGATTTTTACTTCGCTAAAAGAAAAATCTCCATACCCAAAAGTGAATCCAATAGGGATAGCAGCGGAAATTGCATCATCAGATGAAATTCCTGCACTAGTCCCTGTAATTGGTGTGTATGTACCTGTAGTGGCTGTAAAAGAATAGTATTCATCAATTGCAGCCCAGGACAAGCATACCATGAATATCATCACGAGGAGTAATGATAATCGTTTCATAGTTATCTCCTTTCCCTTTTTATTGTTATTGGGGTTATTTTTGGTTTAATTTCCGGAAAAACAGTCACCATCCTGCCCTCGGAAACTGTTACCGGAGTTTAACTTTAGGACATTATCTTCCTGCATTATTGTAATAACAGGAAACCACACACTATGCATTTGTAGAACTTCTCATTCTTACATAATACACTGATAATATAGTTCAGGAAATCTGTCAAGCAAGTTTTTTAATTTTCCACTTTTTCCTTGCCACAAAAACGCGTTATAAAAAAATGGCTGAAGAAAATAGATAAGGAAAGGAGGTTTATTATGATCCAGGTTTTTGAGGTTAGCGGTCAGCGTTTTGTTCCTGCTT
This genomic interval from Candidatus Cloacimonas sp. contains the following:
- a CDS encoding carboxypeptidase regulatory-like domain-containing protein, which codes for MKRLSLLLVMIFMVCLSWAAIDEYYSFTATTGTYTPITGTSAGISSDDAISAAIPIGFTFGYGDFSFSEVKISTNGWVGLGTSQTGSNLTNNLASTSYQPVVAPLWDDLSMASGTVSYEMTGTAPNRIFTIQYTDAKWNYSGPVGFNFQVQLYETGKISIIYGASGGTPNNPSASIGINMGPGGSGWYYSIDPITGTASTTTETNNITTFPVQGTVYEFNPVVAQPNDLAATGISGNTTPSVGISATYTVTVRNRGSNPQTTYQVKLIDGNNNELGNVAGTAIQPAQTLSFQIPWTPTVAGPMTLIGKVVLAGDQNTTNDQTAPLPIAVQPAGVQAVTIADGTETMRIPMDFFWKNSLSETIYMSDELGFVSGTITSLAFYNNFFDSPTNGATKIWLGSTNVQDLSGGWIPSTQMTLVFDGNITYPSGANTITIPLQTPYMHTPGNLVMMVQRPMDTDYYSSSDNFYGLTIGTNRTLKVQSDGTAYDPANPPAGTTPVGQVPKTTIFYTGQQIVNDLSCLTITGSGTPNVNSPATYTITVKNNGTATQTNYTVKLMKEGGVQLATAAGTSIASLETASFNLSWTPTTVETTYLYGVVELAGDEIATNNQTGNLTVQVMEAGLTVVQIGQGTATNSTTGAPTPYGTYWKNFRQQYLYTAADIYAAGGAPGLINALAFNVTSVNNCSAMPNYTIKVKHTDQTELTTTFEVGEYTTVWNSPSYLPTAGWNVHTFTTPFFWNGASNLLIDICTDIIPGTYTQNASVPYTPTAYPSCLRFQSDSSPASSATTGTTSTNRANARLYMTISDMGSLTGVVSSSAAPLEGASVTVVGTVFHTLTAADGSYNFQYVPIGTQQVMATKHGYNEVTHTVTIVEDQTSTQNFDLTLLPQVTVTGRVVGSDQPTVGLAGATITLSGYEPYEATTNATGNFTITNVFASQTYNYVVNATGYQQATGQVVVGTTNVNMGDITVNELAFPPYAVVAAEAANFSNVTVTWQPPNPAAVGEWLHYDSGENDDSIGTGGANDFDVYIRYPASALADYAGMSLYTLKVWPAQAGTFSVRVWTGGTATQPANMVVDQAFTPVLDTYNTVELNSPVTVTGNEELWFGYRNVVTGGYPAGCDAGPAVDGFGNMMYFGGSWTTLTAQNPDLNYNWNIQGYVGFSAPTAAPVLTVKNSSLFVKNAAGSRNDDRVLLGYRVYRLLAADQGNEANWTTLTPTSITPTTYVDNAWQPLPSGVYKFAVKAVYSNNVFSNAAFSNEIHKGMMGTLTGTVTEFGTNLPVQGATITAGEYTGQSNATGHFSFGVYAGTYTVTCTKPGYQPGSQAGVVIVGLQTTTQNFVLTELTLPPVNVHAEDTGAIANITWEAPGTATGITEGFEGATFPPTDWSQIITDTGAAGTTGVYPTWCQVGTVALDPAVPPHGGSYQAAMWWDYVNQDEWLITPQFPCPSNAVLQFWSYVYLGSTNSDHYYIKISTDNGGTWTVLWDATAQTGGWNYYATPITVNLATYAGQQIKLAWHADDPPSADGMWYVWFVDDVLIGSPTKVITFSPEQLFTASQAPTPAPKMVYPTSPISRVIGNGTETQPVANIKSLPPAPVPSFDGYRVLTGYQVWRLLQGQETNESAWTSLTSTPISALSYADDDWPSLPDGTYKWAVKAVYTGGAYSVATFSNALPQYHEIGTIAGIVRNMQNQPISGATVTCGDVTATTNASGAYSMSVLAGTHSVTASHPNYASVTHSGIIVVTGQTTTVNFQLPPVSDLFSDSFENYANFALTFAPWTLVDVDLSATYGIENYTWENAYSPMAFIIFNPTATTPAMTTLAAHTGSKMACCFASTTPPNNDWMITPQLTGASSIKFWARSYVADYGLERFKVGVSNNTIPGSFTIISGANYIQAPVEWTEYTYQITQPGPLYIGIQCLSNDAFFFCVDDVTVAGNDINDPEIPVVATALNNNYPNPFNPETTISYSVKDREPVTIGIYNIKGQLVKTLLKGVQEPGNHTIVWNGTDDNGRSVSSGVYYYKMQAGKYSSTKKMIMMK